Proteins encoded together in one Entomobacter blattae window:
- a CDS encoding secondary thiamine-phosphate synthase enzyme YjbQ: MKQSFHHLILFSQGKSLLPFTQKISEWITSTSIQNGLLTLWCRHTSASLTVQENVDPTVRKDILAFFDRIVPEGNHYAHSLEGLDDMPAHLCTMLTNTHLSIPIENGKMVLGTWQGIYLFEHRRHSHEREIVLHLMGE, from the coding sequence ATGAAACAAAGCTTCCACCACCTCATTCTTTTTTCACAGGGAAAATCCCTTCTCCCCTTTACCCAGAAAATTAGTGAATGGATAACCTCTACCTCCATTCAAAACGGACTGCTTACCTTGTGGTGTCGTCATACCTCTGCCTCATTGACCGTGCAGGAAAATGTTGATCCTACCGTTCGGAAAGACATTCTAGCCTTTTTTGACAGAATTGTCCCAGAAGGGAACCACTATGCCCACAGTCTTGAAGGGCTTGATGATATGCCGGCACATTTATGCACCATGCTAACCAATACCCACCTTTCCATTCCTATTGAAAATGGAAAAATGGTTTTAGGAACATGGCAAGGAATTTACCTTTTTGAACATAGGCGCCATAGCCATGAAAGGGAGATTGTTCTCCATCTCATGGGTGAATAA
- a CDS encoding ComF family protein has protein sequence MSDLFERPPFRVVTFGHINPIPLMRENILSFFSIGKKIALDFLLPPVCLSCFAPTGQAKLLCTQCFAQLSFISEPFCPLCALPLPFSLDPPPTTLLKTETPSNPASPCPSCEQAPPPWAQARAALLYDEAAKKIILPLKYADRTELAPFLANILAMVGKDMLSQYHALVPVPLHKTRLRQRYYNQAALIGHSLSKVTGLPLIVDGLIRNKKTPSLEGLNRQERTIIMTDAIHINPQRQAALLNKKIILIDDIMTTGATLTACCQALAPLTEYKPAILVMARTPPPDIARPYKESLT, from the coding sequence ATGAGTGACCTTTTTGAAAGGCCCCCATTCAGAGTTGTTACTTTTGGTCATATAAACCCAATACCGTTAATGCGTGAAAATATCCTTTCTTTTTTCTCCATTGGAAAAAAAATAGCCCTGGATTTTTTGCTTCCTCCAGTGTGTTTAAGCTGTTTTGCCCCCACTGGGCAGGCTAAGCTTTTATGCACCCAATGTTTTGCCCAACTCAGCTTTATCAGCGAGCCTTTCTGCCCATTATGTGCTCTTCCCCTGCCCTTCTCCCTTGACCCTCCCCCAACAACTCTTCTGAAGACAGAAACTCCATCCAACCCCGCCTCTCCCTGCCCCTCTTGTGAACAGGCTCCTCCGCCTTGGGCACAGGCACGAGCAGCCCTTTTATACGATGAGGCCGCAAAAAAGATTATTCTCCCCCTGAAATACGCCGATAGAACAGAACTCGCCCCATTCCTTGCAAATATTCTTGCTATGGTAGGCAAAGACATGTTGAGCCAATATCATGCCCTTGTTCCTGTTCCCCTTCACAAGACACGGCTAAGACAACGCTACTATAATCAAGCCGCTCTTATTGGCCATTCCCTCTCCAAAGTCACAGGGCTTCCTCTTATCGTGGATGGTTTGATAAGAAACAAAAAAACCCCCTCGCTGGAGGGCTTAAATCGACAAGAGCGCACAATCATAATGACCGATGCGATTCACATAAACCCGCAACGCCAGGCAGCCCTCCTCAATAAAAAAATTATCCTGATTGATGATATTATGACGACAGGAGCGACCCTAACAGCCTGTTGTCAAGCGCTTGCTCCCCTTACGGAATATAAACCTGCAATTCTTGTAATGGCCAGAACTCCCCCACCAGATATTGCCAGACCCTATAAAGAAAGCCTAACATAG